The nucleotide window CGCGTCCACGTCCTCGACGACGAACCGCGCGCGTTCCTCGATGCGGACCGGGACCGTGACGGTCGTCGTCTCCCGGTCGTCCGTATCGTCGACGTAGTCGACGGTCACGGGGAGGTCGTAGGTCCCGGCCGAGATGTTGGCCGGCACGTTCACGGTGACGGTCACCGACTGCGGGGCGCCGTCCTGCATCGTCCCGAGCGAGCGCGGCCCGGACCGCACTGAGATGGGTGTGTCGCCGCCGCGGACCGTCACCTCCACGTCGCCGGCGGTGTCGGCGCGGTCGTCGGGGTCCTCCGCGTCGTTGGTCAACTGGAACGTGAGTTCCTGCGTCGTCCCCGGCTGGAGGGTGGGCTCGGGGACGCTCGTCTCGAATCGCGCGTCGACCGCGCTCGCGGCGATCGGGACCGTCACGAGCATGACGACGAGAGAAAGTACGAGGAATCGACGTGACATAGGTTCGATACCTGCGCTTGTCGCCCCCGTTTCTTAAGTCGTCCCAAACCAGCGGAAACTGAATGGCCGTTCAGTCAGCGAATTGGGCTATCCAGGTTCCGACCCGTACCGCTCCGTGAGGTGGTCGAGCACCGACCGCACCGTCCCGGGGTCGTACGTCCAGACGCCGTAGAAGCGTCGTTCGTCCGGGGGGTCCCGTTCCTGAGCGAGCAGCGCGCAGGCGGAGTCGGGGGCGCCCCCGCCGTCGTAGACGACGAACCACGACTCGCGGATCTCCGCCGTCCCTTCCTGGTGGACGGTGACGCCCTCGAGAGGGGGTACCGACGGCTCCGGCGCGCAGTACACGTGGACGTCGAGGTCCCTCGTCGCCAGGCCCTCGTACACCTCGGTCTGGTCACGGAGGGCCCCCGCGTTCTGGAAGCCGGCGTGGAGTTCGCCCACGCCGTGTCGCCAGGCCCGGTCCTCCATCTCCCTGGAGGCTGCGAGCAGCTGTCCCACGTCGAAGGAGGTGAACGTCGTGTCCGCCAGGTGTTCGAAGATGGGCGCGAACGGGTGCCCGTCGTCCGGCCGGCCCACCCTCAGCCCCCGAAGGCGACGGAGATCGACGGCGGCGAGCACCCTGCCGTCGTCCCCGGCAGTGAGAACGGCGTATCCGGAGCGGTTGCTGTCGGTGGTGGCGACCTCGATGCGCACCTGCTGGGAGGCGAAGTACTCCTCGAGTTCGGTCCGAATGGACTCCGTCGGCGGGTCGTACAGCGTGAGCCGTTTCTCCCGGCCCTCCACGTCGTCGATCACGTCCCGGAGAGACATCGGGTTGGTCCGGGGTTGACGGCGGATTCGTATAAGGGTTCCACCCAGGGGCGGGCCATCACTCGTGGGGTGAAAGAGCCGAGACGTGACTGCTCGGACCGCCCGATCGGCGCCCGAGATAGTATAAACGTATTGTCGGGAATTTCCGCTCGTCGGCGAGCCAGTCGGTTCTCTCCAGTCGATACCCGTTCAGCGGGGTAGTGACACGGACGTAACCCGGTGACCGGGTTGTCAGCAAATAGATAAGAGTGGCCGGCAACTAGGGACGGATGCAATGGATCCCACCATCGTCCTGCAGGCGGAGAGCGTGTTCGACAGCGCGGGCGCCGCCGAGGTCTTCCTCCTCGGTCGCCTGCTGTTCGGCGTCGTGCTCGTGTACACGGGCCTGAACCACTTCCGGAACACCGACGCGATGACGGGCTACGCCGACGCGAAGGGGCTCCCGGCGCCCCGACTCGGCGTCCTGTTCTCGGGCGGCATGCTGATCTTCGGCGGCCTCGGTATCACGCTGGGCGTGCTCGTCCCGTGGGCGGCCGGCGCCATCGCGCTGTTCATGATCGTCTCGGCCGTCGTGTTCCACGACTTCTGGGCCGCCCCCGAGGAGCAGCAGCAGGACGAGATGAACCAGTTCATCAAGAACACGGTCATCGCCGGCGGCGCGCTCGCGTTCCTCGCCCTCTCGTCCGTGCCGTGGCCGTACAGTCTGTAGACGACCGGTCGTCCGTCGTCGCCGCGTTTCGATTCGACCGACCGCACCTCCGACCGCGCCGTTTTTCCGCGGTCCGCACCCACGCCCAGCCATGCGAATCGGGTTCCTCTGTAACCCCATCGCGGGCATGGGCGGCCGGGTCGGCCTGAAGGGGACCGACGGGAAGGTCGCCGAGGCGCGTGCCCGCGGCGCCGAGCCCCGCGCCCCGGAGCGCGCTCGCCGCGCCCTGACGGCCCTCCGCGAACGCGCCCCCGACGTCGACCTGCTCGCGTGGGGGGAGCCGATGGGCGCGACGGAGGCCCGCGAGGCGGGGTTCGACCCGGAGGTCCTCGGCGCGCCGGACGGCGAGGAGACGGGACCAGCCGACACCCGGGCAGCCGTCGAGGCGTTCCAGAATGCCGACGCGGATCTGGTGCTTTTCGTCGGCGGCGATGGCACCGCCGCGGACGTCGCCGAGGCGCTCGAGGGGAGTCGGACGCCGATGCTCGGCGTCCCAGCGGGCGTGAAGGTGTACTCCTCCGTCTTCGCCGTCTCGCCGGAGGACGCCGCGTACGTCGCCGCCACCTTCGAGCGGGCCGAACGCCGCGAGGTGATGGACATCGACGAGGACGACTACCGCGAGGGCGAGGTGAACCCCGAACTCCGGGCGGTCGCGTTCGTCCCCGTCGCCGACCGGCTCCAGTCCTCGAAGCAGCTCGGCGGCGGCACCGTCGACGCTCTCGCCGAGGGTGTCGCGGACGACGTCCGCGCGAGCCCCGACCGGACCTGGGTGCTCGGTCCGGGCTCGACGGTCGGCGCCGTCAAGGAGGAGCTCGGCTTCGAGGGCTCGCCCATCGGCGTCGACGTGTACCGGGACGGGGAAGTGCTGGTGGCGGACGCAAGCGAGTCGGAGATCCTCTCGTCGCTCGGCGAGGACAACGTCATCGTGGTCACCCCGATCGGCGGACAGGGGTTCGTGTTCGGCCGCGGCAACCCCCAGCTCTCGCCCACCGTGATCCGCGAGTGCGAGGTCGAGATCGTCGCCTCGCGGGACAAGCTCGACGACCTGCGCGTCCTCCGCGTCGACACCGACGACCCCGAACTCGACGAGTCGCTCCGCGGCTGGGTGAAGGTGCGCGTCGGCAAATTCGAGCGGCGGATGATGAAGATCGTCTGAACCCGGAGGTGGGGGCGGGAGCGTTCGGGTCGAGCTCACAGCGTGGTTCGGGCTCAAGGTGGGGCTTCGTGGGTGGAGTTGTCACTAGAGGTTCGGCTCGAGCGTATAATGAACATAGGAACAAGGTTAAGGTCGACCAAGGGGTATCCCCTCGACATGGAAACCCGTAAGGTCCAGCGATTGGGCCCCTCCACGCTGGCGATGACGCTGCCGGCCGAGTGGGCCAAGGAGCACAACGTGGAGAAGGGCGACGAGGTGTCGCTCCGGATGGGCGGCAAGGGGACGCTCACCGTGCTCCCGGAGTCCGCGAGCACCGAGGACGCCGAGGCGACGCTCCACGCGGACAACCTCGACGCGGACGCGCTCGAACGGGCCATCCTCGCACAGTACGTGCTCGGCCGCCGCGTCATCAACATCACCACGAAGGAGGGCGCGCTCGACTCCGACCACATCAACGCGGTCTACAAGGCCGAGACCCAGCTCATGGGCCTCGGCGTCATCGAGGAGACGCCCGAGAACATCGCCATCCGCTGTTCGGTCGACCCAGAGGACTTCACGCTCGACAACCTCCTCCAGCGGCTGGAGAACACCGGCTCGACGATGCGCGGCGAGGCCGTGAAGGCGCTCGCGCACGGCAACCCCGACCTCGCCCAGCGGGCGCTCAACCGGGAGCGACAGGCGAACAAGATCTTCGTCCTGCTGCTCAGGCTCATCTTCACGGCCTACCAGAACCCGAACCTCGCCCGCGCGGTGGGGCTCGACTCGGGCTTCCCGCTCATCGGCTACCGCTCGGTGGCGAAGAACCTCGAACTCATCGCGGACAACGCCGAGGACATCGCGGAGATCGTCATGGAGGCGGAGGACCACACGCTCGACGTCGACTCCGCCACGATGCGGAAGATCCGCGAGGTCACCGACCAGGTGGACGACATCACCGCGATGGCCGTGGAGTCCGTCGTCCAGCGCGACTACTCGCTCACCATCGAGGTGCGCTACCTGTTCCGCGAGCTGAAGGACCGCGAGCAGGACATCCTCACCGACCTCCCCGAGATGGACAACGAGAAGCTCCTCCGCGTGCGCGAGGTTCTGGTGAGCCTGCAGGAGACCGCACAGTACGCGATGCGCATCGCGGAGGTCGCGGCGAACCTCTCGCTGAACGAGGAGAACGAACACGTCAGCATCGTCTGAGCGTCGACGGAACGGCGATCGCGACGCGAGGAGGCGCGGTCGAGGGACCGAACGCCGACGGAGCCGAATCGTTCGACGGACCGGTCGCGTCGACGGCTACCGTCCCCTGCTTCTCCGGGCCCGTTACCGGTCCCCCTCGCTCTCCTTCCGCGCCGTCAGCGGGTTCCGGCGTTCGATCGAACAGTCGAAGCCGGGGTGCTCCGCGAAGTGGCGGATCAGCATGTGCCGGCGCGACCCGGTGATCCCGGTCCGGCCAACCTCCTCGGCGGAGAACTCCGCCGGCAGGCGGTCGTACAGCCGGCGCAGCTCGTCGAAGGAGGAGAACACCTTCGCGTTCCCCGCCGAGTCGGCCGCCTTTCTGGAGACGACGTAGCTGCCGTCCGTGCGGTACTCGCCGACGGTCCGGAAGAACTCCCGGCGCTCCGTCAGCGCGTCGCCGATGGCGTCCTGCAGGTTGGCGGCGGCGTCCCTGCTCAGTTCGCAGGTCCGCCCGTCGACGTCGACCAGGATCGCGTCGCCATCGGTGGTTACGGCTACGTTACCGTCCGAGAACTCGATCAGGAGCGGTGATACTCCGAGACATACTACGCCCTGATGCCGCGGAGGATAAAGCCCTGTCGGCGGGTGCAAATAGCGGGGTGTGCGTGATCGGCTCCGAAGAGGTCACGGGAGAACGGCGGCGGGAGAAGATGGTCTCAGTTACCGCCCGACGAGGCGACCGCGGACCGACGGTCCGAGAGCAGGCCGTCGTCCTCGGTGGTCGTGGTCCCGCC belongs to Halorarum halophilum and includes:
- a CDS encoding DICT sensory domain-containing protein codes for the protein MSLRDVIDDVEGREKRLTLYDPPTESIRTELEEYFASQQVRIEVATTDSNRSGYAVLTAGDDGRVLAAVDLRRLRGLRVGRPDDGHPFAPIFEHLADTTFTSFDVGQLLAASREMEDRAWRHGVGELHAGFQNAGALRDQTEVYEGLATRDLDVHVYCAPEPSVPPLEGVTVHQEGTAEIRESWFVVYDGGGAPDSACALLAQERDPPDERRFYGVWTYDPGTVRSVLDHLTERYGSEPG
- a CDS encoding DoxX family protein, coding for MDPTIVLQAESVFDSAGAAEVFLLGRLLFGVVLVYTGLNHFRNTDAMTGYADAKGLPAPRLGVLFSGGMLIFGGLGITLGVLVPWAAGAIALFMIVSAVVFHDFWAAPEEQQQDEMNQFIKNTVIAGGALAFLALSSVPWPYSL
- a CDS encoding ATP-NAD kinase family protein, which codes for MRIGFLCNPIAGMGGRVGLKGTDGKVAEARARGAEPRAPERARRALTALRERAPDVDLLAWGEPMGATEAREAGFDPEVLGAPDGEETGPADTRAAVEAFQNADADLVLFVGGDGTAADVAEALEGSRTPMLGVPAGVKVYSSVFAVSPEDAAYVAATFERAERREVMDIDEDDYREGEVNPELRAVAFVPVADRLQSSKQLGGGTVDALAEGVADDVRASPDRTWVLGPGSTVGAVKEELGFEGSPIGVDVYRDGEVLVADASESEILSSLGEDNVIVVTPIGGQGFVFGRGNPQLSPTVIRECEVEIVASRDKLDDLRVLRVDTDDPELDESLRGWVKVRVGKFERRMMKIV
- a CDS encoding phosphate signaling complex PhoU family protein — protein: METRKVQRLGPSTLAMTLPAEWAKEHNVEKGDEVSLRMGGKGTLTVLPESASTEDAEATLHADNLDADALERAILAQYVLGRRVINITTKEGALDSDHINAVYKAETQLMGLGVIEETPENIAIRCSVDPEDFTLDNLLQRLENTGSTMRGEAVKALAHGNPDLAQRALNRERQANKIFVLLLRLIFTAYQNPNLARAVGLDSGFPLIGYRSVAKNLELIADNAEDIAEIVMEAEDHTLDVDSATMRKIREVTDQVDDITAMAVESVVQRDYSLTIEVRYLFRELKDREQDILTDLPEMDNEKLLRVREVLVSLQETAQYAMRIAEVAANLSLNEENEHVSIV
- a CDS encoding DUF7528 family protein; this translates as MSRDAAANLQDAIGDALTERREFFRTVGEYRTDGSYVVSRKAADSAGNAKVFSSFDELRRLYDRLPAEFSAEEVGRTGITGSRRHMLIRHFAEHPGFDCSIERRNPLTARKESEGDR